Below is a genomic region from Candidatus Curtissbacteria bacterium.
TCAAGCAGTGAGCGGCGAACCTCCAATGCCTTCTTGTGTTCTTTCTCCACACTTATTGCACAAGGATGTTGCAAGATTTGTTTATGAACTAAGGCTTTTTCCTGTTATTGAACACGACGAGGAAGAAAGGCAGCAGTACATTCAAGGCATCATTGATTTTGCTCATGCCAACGATATTAAACCTCACGATTTTGGAATTCCTCTGCCAATAGGAAGGCACGGCGAAGACTATGACGAAGAATTCGAAGAGCGTTTTGCGCTTGAAGAAATGCTCAATGATCCGTCCTTCTTCACTGGACTTACCGAAGGAATAAATTGGAATTGTATTAATGGAAGAGCAAATATCGCTCGTGCCAACGAGGAAAGTAAAATTCCGTTGATGACAAACGGCTTAGACGATGAAGCGCTAAATGAGGTTTGGAAATTCCGAATGGGTTATAAGTTTGGGTTTAACGTTGGGTCGGTCAGGAGTTTTGGTCCTGGCTTTACTTTGCCGGCCAGAAGGACACCGAGTGATTATGATACCTACCACGCTTTTATGGCCGGGCTGCGAGGACGTCGAAGATGGTTCTCGGAGGAAGATTCCCCTCTAGAAAAATGTCATAGTGCAGGAATTGTCTTGAATGCCATTGTGCCAGAAGATAAGCTTGCAAAGGCTATTGGGAACTTAGATAGACTCGTAAACAGCTAGGGTTCCTTCGGCCATTTTGCGCCAGGAATATTTTTTTACTTGTTCGCTTCCCTTTTTTATTAAATCGTCTTTTGTTTTTTGTGAGGTTATTATTTGGTGGATTTTTTCTTTTATCTCTGTCACATCATTTGGATTAAAGTAAAGCGCTGCCGGGCCGTAGATTTCCTTTAGCGTTTTGATATTCGAGGATGCGACTGGGATACCGGCTGCCATTGCGTTAAGACCGGGAATACCAAAACCTTCTGAAAGTGAAGGAAACACATAAGCTTCCGCGCTTTTAAAAACCTTAACGAGGTCTTCAGCTTCGATATAGCCTGTTAAGGTGACCCATTCCGTTAAATGCATATCGTCAATTTTTTTCTGGAGCCTTTTGGTAAAAACGTCTCTCGCGCAAACGATTACGATTTGAAGGTTGTCGGTTGTCGGTTCACGGTTGACGGTTTTTGAGCTACTGTGAACTGTAGACCGTGAACTGTTAACTAAAATGGCAAACGCTTTTAAAAGGTTCTTCAAATTCTTGTGAGGATACGCGTTGCCGACATAAAGAATGAAAGGAGTCTTGATTTTATATTTTTTTAAGACGGATGCTGATTTCTCCGGGCTGAAGTACGTATCTTCCGCCGCTTCGTAAGTAACGACAATTTTCTCCGGATTAACCTTGAAGGTTTTTATGATTTCCTCTTTTACAAAGTTGGAGGGGGCAATGATTTTTGTGGATTTGTAAATCGCGTCACTGATGATTTTTTTATACGCGAATCTTTTAATCCTGTAAATTACAGGGTTTTTCGTCGTCGACGCGGATTCTTTGAAGTTGTGATGAATAAGGTCGTGGATTGTTACGATTTTCTTCCCTTTGTAAAAGATTGGAGCATTGAAATGCGGAACGTGGAGCACGTCTAGATTTTGCGCAGTAAATATTTTAGGGAGTTTTATTTGTTCCTCTATTGTGTACCAAGGGACGTCTGCCAAAACTTTTTCAAAATTCTTATTTTTCGAAAAATCCAGAAAGTTTAAGTTTTGTCTCCTTAAGAAAATTAAGTAGTTATTTTTCTTGTCTATTTCTTTTAAATTTTCAATTAATTTTTCGGTGTATTTTCCCAGCCCTGTTCCTTGCGGGCCAACAAATCTCGCGTCGATTCCAATTTTCATATTGTTCTTTTCATTTTTACATACGAGATGACTTCGACTTCGCTCAGTCAATAAAACACTAACAGTATAAGCGTTCAAGGTGAGAATCCTTGTTAAGGTCTCATCCTTGAACCTTTAAGATTTAAGGTGGGGCACCTTTCGATGCTCAAGGGTGCCACCTTAAATATGGCTTATTCCCTTGAGCGAGCCCTTCGCTGAAACTCGGGTAAACTCCGCAAGTCGAAGGGTAATTTACCCTATATTTGGTCATGCTTTGGTCATTCTGTGTTTTTCCAACAACCAAATCCCAACAAACATAATCCAGGTGACGAAAAATGGATATTTATTTTTGTAGTGTTTTTTGTAAA
It encodes:
- a CDS encoding glycosyltransferase family 4 protein, translating into MKIGIDARFVGPQGTGLGKYTEKLIENLKEIDKKNNYLIFLRRQNLNFLDFSKNKNFEKVLADVPWYTIEEQIKLPKIFTAQNLDVLHVPHFNAPIFYKGKKIVTIHDLIHHNFKESASTTKNPVIYRIKRFAYKKIISDAIYKSTKIIAPSNFVKEEIIKTFKVNPEKIVVTYEAAEDTYFSPEKSASVLKKYKIKTPFILYVGNAYPHKNLKNLLKAFAILVNSSRSTVHSSSKTVNREPTTDNLQIVIVCARDVFTKRLQKKIDDMHLTEWVTLTGYIEAEDLVKVFKSAEAYVFPSLSEGFGIPGLNAMAAGIPVASSNIKTLKEIYGPAALYFNPNDVTEIKEKIHQIITSQKTKDDLIKKGSEQVKKYSWRKMAEGTLAVYESI